Proteins from a single region of Herpetosiphon gulosus:
- a CDS encoding biotin--[acetyl-CoA-carboxylase] ligase — MLTSFEQTIIEPARYQLETLIIGQELLGLEQTASTNSLIRERAFAGVSEGLVIVANEQTAGRGRRGRSWSAPAGSSLLLSLLLRPTWLLPSESFLLTMLASVAISEAIERETNCKVELKWPNDLLINGRKLAGILVELETAGPERLRWAVIGSGINVNWQPTQDPSINQAATSLAVECGKDVDRAALLRAILQSYDRQYLSLRSGRREALRQAWLSRLTTLGQTVEVELSSHNFSGVAESVDQHGGLQVRSSDGQLHTVYAGDVKVRPIAQA; from the coding sequence ATGCTAACATCATTTGAACAAACAATTATCGAACCAGCCCGTTATCAGCTAGAAACTTTGATTATTGGTCAAGAGTTGCTTGGCCTCGAACAAACTGCCTCAACCAACAGCCTAATTCGCGAACGCGCTTTTGCTGGAGTATCCGAAGGCTTGGTGATTGTCGCTAACGAACAAACCGCTGGCCGTGGACGACGTGGACGCAGTTGGAGCGCTCCGGCTGGCAGCAGTTTGTTGCTTTCGCTACTACTGCGTCCAACCTGGCTCTTGCCAAGCGAAAGCTTTTTATTAACTATGTTGGCTTCGGTGGCGATTAGCGAAGCAATCGAACGCGAAACTAACTGCAAGGTTGAGCTAAAATGGCCCAACGATCTATTAATTAATGGGCGTAAATTGGCAGGCATTTTGGTTGAGCTAGAAACTGCTGGCCCCGAACGGCTACGCTGGGCCGTGATTGGGAGCGGTATCAACGTCAATTGGCAGCCAACCCAAGATCCAAGCATCAACCAAGCTGCCACATCGTTGGCCGTGGAATGTGGCAAGGATGTTGATCGGGCGGCCTTGTTACGGGCAATTTTGCAAAGCTACGATCGCCAGTATCTCAGTTTGCGCAGTGGCCGCCGCGAAGCCTTACGTCAAGCATGGCTTAGCCGTTTAACCACGCTCGGCCAAACTGTCGAAGTTGAGTTGAGCAGCCACAATTTTAGCGGCGTGGCCGAATCGGTTGATCAGCATGGTGGCTTGCAAGTGCGCAGCAGCGATGGTCAACTGCACACCGTCTATGCTGGCGATGTTAAAGTTCGCCCAATCGCGCAAGCCTAA
- the abc-f gene encoding ribosomal protection-like ABC-F family protein gives MLLQINNLNKAYGPHQILSDIGLILNRGERIGLVGANGVGKSTLLRLIIGQEPADTGTIRWGEGCEYGYLTQQLITPSDLNIEQLLAASQQQLSQLRQQLEQLSSQMAHADPDQLADLLERYGDVAERFELRGGYELDHRIDQVLGGLGLSHLPRDRSVQALSGGEKTRLGLAALLISNPDLLLLDEPTNHLDHQASAWLETWLQAHSGAILVVSHDRAFLDQVATTIIELDEHTHQLKTYPGNYSAYFAAKQAERERWEADYQRQQAEIRQLQMRAKAQNQQVAHNRAPRDNDGFIYHSKGENVAAAVSRNLRSAQQALERILADPIPEPPKPLAINPTFNPNPDGSQQMLSIENLSYQREQHSILEQINLELRPRQRILITGANGSGKTSLLDLIAGDLQPSTGQIRYGPNLQIGYLRQEYQRPKPEQSLFEAYREGLLGFNKDLINELVWSGLFRYAEVNRAVGSISTGQLHKLQLARLIAARANLLLLDEPTNHLSFDVLEQFEAALNQFTGPIIAVSHDRRFIQQFAGEIWHLQQGRLTRLC, from the coding sequence ATGTTATTGCAGATCAACAACCTCAACAAAGCCTATGGCCCACATCAAATCCTCAGCGATATCGGGTTAATCCTCAATCGTGGCGAACGAATTGGCCTCGTCGGCGCGAATGGCGTTGGTAAATCGACCTTATTGCGCTTAATTATTGGCCAAGAGCCAGCCGATACTGGTACAATTCGCTGGGGCGAGGGCTGTGAATATGGCTATTTAACCCAGCAATTAATCACCCCTAGCGATCTAAATATTGAGCAATTACTGGCCGCCAGCCAACAACAGCTCAGCCAACTCCGCCAACAGCTTGAGCAATTAAGCAGCCAAATGGCCCATGCCGACCCCGATCAACTTGCCGATCTTTTAGAACGATATGGCGATGTGGCCGAGCGCTTTGAGTTGCGTGGTGGCTATGAGCTTGATCATCGGATTGATCAGGTGTTGGGGGGCTTGGGATTAAGCCACCTGCCACGGGATCGCTCAGTCCAAGCGCTATCGGGCGGCGAGAAAACCCGACTTGGTTTAGCCGCGCTCCTGATTAGCAACCCCGATTTGTTATTATTGGATGAACCAACCAATCACCTCGACCATCAGGCTAGCGCATGGCTTGAAACTTGGCTCCAAGCCCATAGTGGGGCAATTTTGGTAGTTTCGCACGATCGGGCTTTTCTTGATCAAGTGGCAACCACAATTATTGAGCTTGATGAACATACGCATCAACTCAAAACGTACCCTGGCAACTACAGCGCCTATTTTGCCGCCAAGCAAGCTGAACGCGAACGCTGGGAAGCTGATTATCAACGTCAGCAAGCCGAAATTCGCCAATTGCAAATGCGAGCCAAAGCCCAAAATCAGCAAGTTGCCCATAATCGAGCGCCACGCGACAACGATGGTTTTATTTATCACTCCAAGGGCGAAAATGTGGCAGCGGCTGTTTCACGCAATCTGCGTTCAGCTCAACAAGCGCTTGAGCGTATTTTGGCTGATCCGATTCCCGAGCCACCCAAACCACTCGCAATCAACCCAACCTTTAATCCCAACCCCGATGGCAGTCAACAAATGCTATCGATCGAAAACCTAAGCTATCAGCGCGAGCAACACAGCATCCTCGAACAGATCAATTTAGAACTACGGCCACGTCAACGGATTCTGATCACAGGAGCCAATGGCAGCGGCAAAACCAGCTTGCTTGACCTGATTGCTGGCGATTTGCAACCAAGCACAGGCCAGATTCGCTATGGCCCGAACTTGCAAATTGGCTATTTACGCCAAGAATATCAGCGGCCCAAGCCTGAGCAAAGCCTATTTGAAGCCTATCGCGAAGGTTTGCTGGGCTTTAACAAAGATTTGATCAATGAGCTAGTTTGGTCGGGCTTATTTCGCTATGCCGAAGTAAATCGGGCGGTTGGCAGCATTAGCACAGGTCAGTTGCATAAGTTACAATTAGCCCGACTGATTGCCGCCCGCGCCAATTTGTTATTGCTCGATGAACCAACCAACCATCTAAGTTTTGATGTTTTAGAGCAATTTGAGGCTGCGCTCAATCAGTTTACTGGGCCAATCATTGCGGTTTCGCATGATCGGCGCTTTATTCAGCAGTTTGCTGGCGAGATTTGGCATTTACAACAGGGACGGTTAACGCGCCTATGCTAA